A DNA window from Candidatus Baltobacteraceae bacterium contains the following coding sequences:
- a CDS encoding Mpo1-like protein: MTRTELFTEYGSYHADPRNRVCHSIGIPLIVLGILGLLHLVHLGPVDLAVVAAIAVLIYYVAIDVRGALLSLVVFAILYLVAVRLVWQVNLAAFILGWGFQFVGHKLEGTKPKFFENLVYLLIGPLYIFEELFGSLVRSKTPPMESKELSFRVRR, encoded by the coding sequence GTGACCAGAACGGAACTCTTTACCGAATACGGTTCGTACCACGCAGACCCGCGCAATCGGGTTTGTCATAGCATTGGCATCCCATTGATCGTTCTGGGGATTTTGGGACTTTTGCACCTGGTGCATCTCGGTCCGGTCGATCTCGCGGTTGTGGCTGCGATCGCCGTCCTCATTTACTACGTCGCTATCGATGTACGCGGCGCCCTGCTCTCGCTCGTCGTCTTCGCCATCCTGTATCTCGTGGCAGTGCGGCTCGTGTGGCAGGTTAATTTGGCGGCCTTCATCCTCGGATGGGGTTTCCAGTTCGTCGGTCACAAGCTCGAAGGTACCAAGCCCAAGTTTTTCGAGAATCTGGTCTATCTCCTGATCGGCCCGCTTTATATTTTCGAAGAGCTCTTTGGCTCGCTGGTGCGTTCGAAAACACCCCCCATGGAGTCTAAGGAGCTCTCGTTTCGTGTACGTAGATGA
- a CDS encoding zinc-ribbon domain containing protein: MLNCVDCGREFAFTSGEQRFYEQKGFQNKPNRCPDCRQARKAMRSSNQGGGERGGGGGRPREMFQATCSQCGAVAEVPFNPRGDKPVYCRDCFQTRPSYR; the protein is encoded by the coding sequence ATGCTCAACTGTGTCGACTGTGGACGCGAGTTCGCCTTCACTTCGGGCGAACAACGCTTTTACGAGCAAAAAGGCTTCCAGAACAAGCCCAACCGCTGTCCCGATTGCCGTCAGGCGCGCAAGGCCATGCGCTCCAGCAATCAAGGCGGCGGCGAACGCGGCGGCGGAGGCGGCCGTCCGCGGGAAATGTTCCAGGCGACGTGCAGTCAGTGCGGCGCCGTAGCCGAAGTCCCGTTCAACCCTCGCGGCGATAAACCGGTATACTGCCGCGACTGCTTCCAAACTCGGCCCAGTTACCGCTAA